A region from the Lycium barbarum isolate Lr01 chromosome 8, ASM1917538v2, whole genome shotgun sequence genome encodes:
- the LOC132607996 gene encoding uncharacterized protein LOC132607996, which produces MGSEIYFELDSELERAKINLFIELERNRQLQKDLSRVKAELDKLCIHRGNTGHYKDSCKAIFQSMHRHRAYVDKKHKNARPGPHKMKSVKVKGSSQKWFVDSGCSKHMTERMENFLSLKALKGGKCVLCLLSVSQIFDRGNKVDLLSHVCTITNLKSGEVVLTAKRYKNIYAVYFGSSDTGDLTCLSAVDDNAELWHRRLGHASFTLLNKLVAKDLATGASSYGSLWAYEDQTRSAKKYIFVIVDDFSRFTWTLFLRTKDETFPVFVAFVKQIQVKLGYQVVSIRSYHGTEFDNANFNEFCAENGISHNFSASKTPQQNGVVERKNRTLEDMARTMLIAYKVFNKRTQIVEKSVHVIFDEADDGDLSIPNEVLEITNGKAEMVNQVEASNEEDATDYTDDAKVPGPSISTLEAQDRVVDIVSSTPSADQRSGDHASLDVNDCSNVEAPGPSSSEIKVSNWKHKKSHPFENVITPLNSGIQTRSKARNMFAYSAFISQIDPKNIKEALKDADWISAMQEELYQF; this is translated from the exons ATGGGAAGTGAGATTTATTTTGAGCTTGATAGTGAACTTGAAAGGGCTAAAATAAACCTCTTTATTGAGCTAGAAAGAAATAGGCAACTTCAAAAGGATCTAAGCCGTGTGAAAGCTGAACTTGATAA GCTTTGCATCCACCGTGGAAACACTGGTCATTACAAAGACTCCTGCAAAGCAATATTTCAGTCTATGCACAGACACAGAGCTTATGTTGATAAAAAACACAAGAATGCGAGACCTGGTCCCCACAAGATGAAATCT GTCAAAGTGAAAGGGAGCAGTCAAAAATGGTTTGTTGATAGTGGCTGCTCAAAGCACATGACTGAAAGGATGGAAAATTTTCTCTCACTCAAGGCCTTGAAAGGTGGAAAATGTGTCCTTTG TCTGCTGAGTGTGTCACAAATATTTGATAGAGGAAACAAAGTGGATTTATTGTCTCATGTGTGCACTATCACTAATCTCAAATCTGGAGAAGTGGTACTAACTGCAAAAAGGTACAAGAACATCTATGCAGTATATTTTGGCTCATCTGATACAGGTGATTTGACCTGTCTCAGTGCTGTGGATGATAATGCTGAGCTGTGGCACAGAAGATTGGGACATGCAAGCTTCACCTTGCTGAACAAACTGGTTGCAAAGGACCTG GCCACTGGAGCTTCTTCTTATGGATCTTTGTGGGCCTATGAGGATCAAACCAGAAGTGCAAAGAAGTACATTTTTGTGATTGTTGATGACTTCTCAAGATTCACTTGGACCTTGTTTCTAAGAACCAAGGATGAAACATTCCCTGTGTTTGTAGCCTTTGTAAAACAGATTCAAGTGAAGTTAGGATATCAAGTTGTAAGCATAAGATCTTATCATGGCACTGAATTTGACAATGCAAACTTTAATGAATTCTGTGCTGAAAATGGGATTAGCCACAATTTCTCTGCTTCCAAAACACCTCAGCAAAACGGTGTTGTGGAAAGGAAAAACAGGACTCTTGAAGACATGGCAAGAACAATGCTGATT GCATATAAAGTTTTCAACAAGAGAACTCAAATTGTGGAAAAAAGTGTGCATGTGATCTTTGATGAGGCAGATGATGGAGACCTCTCAATTCCAAATGAGGTCCTGGAAATTACAAATGGAAAGGCTGAAATGGTGAATCAAGTTGAAGCAAGCAATGAAGAAGATGCAACAGATTATACAGATGATGCAAAAGTACCTGGTCCCTCCATCAGTACACTTGAGGCTCAAGATAGAGTTGTTGATATTGTGTCAAGCACTCCTAGTGCTGATCAGAGAAGTGGAGATCATGCATCTCTAGATGTAAATGATTGTTCCAATGTGGAGGCACCTGGTCCCTCAAGCAGTGAAATTAAAGTATCCAACTGGAAACACAAAAAATCACACCCTTTTGAAAATGTAATCACTCCCTTAAACTCTGGCATCCAAACCAGATCTAAGGCAAGAAACATGTTTGCCTACTCCGCGTTCATTTCCCAAATTGATCCTAAAAACATCAAGGAGGCATTGAAAGATGCGGACTGGATTAGTGCTATGCAAGAAGAGCTTTATCAATTTTAA